The sequence ggatcaggccctgggcaatctgatgtagctgtggtgtccctgttcactgcaggggagttgcactaggtgacctttaaagatcccttttaactctaaggattctctgattctatcCAGCATACCTCTGCAGGAGCCTGTATTGTAAAGCAGTGCAATCCTGAAGTGCCAGCCTCTGATTCCTGGCAGCTCACCAGCGTATTCCTTGCAATATGGTTAAGATCACCACCGAGTCCCAAATGTGTAATGCTGTGAGTTCACAGCTTGCAGTGCTGTCTTATTCAATAGCATGGTTTATGTTTGTCTGCACTGTCTCCAATTCACGTGGTTGCATTTGTGGCAGCACATCTATTGGGGTCCACTCTGCCTTAGTTTCAGACTTGTAGTATCTCCCATCAAAATCCTTTATTATTACTGGCAAGGTGAATTTGAGATCAGGGATACCTACTTAAGGCAGTTATTGCTCATACTCTCTTTGCAGCAGTAAGAAGTCCCCAAAACTACGCAGTCCATAGGAATTCTTGTAAAAGCCAAGAGAAAGGTTTGATTGTGTTAATTCCTCTGCGGTTGCTAAATCAAAAAAGGGTAAAGGTTGCACTATGTCTTTTCAGGAGTCAAAAGGATGTATTTGAGATGGATATGAAAATGGGATGAGTTTTGTTATCCGTCTCCATACTTCACACTACCATGCTCCTCCATTGAGGCCCCTACCCCAAGGCTGTCCTTCAGTCTGTCGGCAACGTTTAGGATGCACATTTGGATGCTGCCCGTCAGTACGTGGCTGTGCTGCATTGAAGGTGGCACTCAGAGCTTTGTGGCTTCCTCTCTTGCAGTGACCTACAGAACGCTGCCGCGGGCTCCTTCGCCTCTGCCTTTGCCACACTTGTCCTGTGCCCCACAGAGCTGGTGAAGTGCCGGCTGCAGGCCATGCACGAAATGCAGTTGTCGGGAAAGATAATGCAGGGACAGAAGTAAGTATTGGTCACCTTCAGTGCCTCTGAGTCCTTTGTatgtgtgtttgttgtttttaattgtcGTCTTAGCAGTGCCACATTGGTAACGTGCTGTTAGCCAGAGAAGAGCTGTGATGAGAGAGTCACGGCCCATGCCTGGAGATCCCATGGGCACTGGTAAAGATGTTGCCAAGGACGGACTCTAGGCTGGACCCAGTTCTAAGTTGTATGTGGGTCCTGTTCTCTGCACACTCGTCTAACTCTTAATCGTTTCTTTTCCATAATCTCGTTACTGAGTCATTAAGCATCGCTGACTGGATCAATCTCTCTCTCAGTACAGTTTGGTCAGTAGTGAAGAGCGTTATCCAAAAGGACGGCCCCCTCGGGTTCTACCGCGGCCTGTCAAGCACTTTGCTGCGGGAAGTCCCCGgctatttcttcttctttgggGGGTATGAACTGAGCCGGACGTTCTTTGCCTCTGGGAGATCGAAAGATGAATTGGGTACGGTGCCCTTTTCCAGGTGGATTCCAGCATGCTGTCATGGGGCTCGTAAGGGAGGGGGTGTATCTGCGAGGGATGATGCACAGCAGATAAAAACAAAGGGAGCTGGATATACAGAGATCTGCGCTTTGTGCATAAACAGTAATCAGTTACTGAAATCATCCACTTCTGATGAAGCTGTAAATGGAAAACACATGCAGTAAGGTAACAGTAATACTGCAGAACTTTTACACCACTGTGTAACACCTCTGAACTGCTGCTTCTCAGGGGCTGTTTGGAATGAGATTTGAAgtcttctgcagcactgcattgtACAAATAAATGTATGCGGACCTGTCGAGGTCATTAAAGTGGCAGTAAgagaatacattaaaaattagACATTGAGAAATGAGGAGATGCCAACATAGAATAGAGATTGTTTGTCTCCCTCTCAAAGACTGAACAATAGTACTTTGTCTTGCTGGGAGGTTCTACTTCAGCTGCATGTATTCTAAACTCTGTTGTtgcaaaatattcattaaaatgtgATCTGAAACACAAAGCAAGTTTGCATCATGAAAAATGACTGATCACATAATAACTTCACTGCGCCAAGTAAAACTCCGTAAGGTGATCGGTGTCACTGTGGTGTTTCTCTTAACTGTTTCATAATTAACACTGGAAAGTGATTAAAGGTGTGAAAAGAGTGGAGTTAATTTGTTAATAGTCAAAACAGAGCTCTGAGCTGTGCTTTCTTAGCATGGTCAGTGTACTATAAGGCATTCCTTTGTAACCTTTGAGCTTCTGGCTAGACCTGCAATATAGCAGTGGCTTAAAATTAACTTAGAGCTTTTTGAGGGAGCAGAAAGTGCTCTTCTTTTGTGAGATCCTCTGTGTTCTCTTTGACTTCTGTAGTTGAAGTAATGCAATGTGTATGTTGCAAAAATTTTGTGGTATGCCTAAAAGCTCGCTTCTGAACCCTAGGTCCCATTCCTTTGCTGCTCAGCGGAGGTTTTGGAGGCAGCTGTCTGTGGATTGCTGTGTATCCTGTGGACTGTGTCAAATCTAGAATTCAGGTTCTTTCAATGGCTGGAAAGCAGACGGGCTTCATGGGAACGTTTGTAACTGTTGTGAGAACTGAAGGTGAGTGTGCAGGAGATTGAGAGAATCTGTAGGGCTACGTTTTCAAACCTATTCAGCACCAAAAGCAGCTTAATAAACCTTGTCCATCGATAGTACGTTAGAGACTTTCAGTAACAGTTTCTAGCAGAACTATTGTCGTTTCTCCTAGTTGGAGAATCTTGGATTCTAGAAGTTGAGACCTACTTCATTCTGCTCTGCTTGTTGAGTCAGGAAGCAATTCCCTTAAAGCTAACAAAAGCGTATTGAGCATTAAAAGCAGACAAGTAAATTTCATTAATTACGCATAAAACCTGAAGGAAGCAGTTAGTTAAAGTAGAAGTGTGCTGAAATTACCTCTAGAAGTTGATTTATGACTGACTGCAGGCTGTTTGATAAATCGGTCTGATCTATACTGGCAACTTGGAGCTTCTACCTAAGCATGTCCTCTCTGAAAAAGGCACGTAGCAGGCACTCCAGAAGCTGGTGTAAGAACGTAAATGGCAGTAGATGTGATTCCTGACCCTGATACTGGGGAAGAGCAAGGGTATTTTGTGGCTCAAATCCTGCCCTTCTTTCTGCCAGCTGTGGTACTGCTGCTAGGAACTGCATCCTTTAATGACAAAGGTAGCCTTCTGAAGACTCCATCATGCCTGAGATGTATCTCATGTAAGCACCTAAAGTTAAAAAGCTAAGCTCGTGTTATTACTGTAAAACACTCCTGTATCAGTATCCAGCAGCTCTCTAGTTAACTGCTACAGCAAGGACTTCAGTTGTGTGTGGCTGC is a genomic window of Meleagris gallopavo isolate NT-WF06-2002-E0010 breed Aviagen turkey brand Nicholas breeding stock chromosome 1, Turkey_5.1, whole genome shotgun sequence containing:
- the SLC25A15 gene encoding mitochondrial ornithine transporter 1, with protein sequence MRINSALQAAIDLTAGAAGGTACVVTGQPFDTAKVKMQTFPDMYKGIVDCFVKTYKQVGFRGFYKGTTPALVANIAENSVLFMCYGFCQQIVRKIVGVDRKTKLSDLQNAAAGSFASAFATLVLCPTELVKCRLQAMHEMQLSGKIMQGQNTVWSVVKSVIQKDGPLGFYRGLSSTLLREVPGYFFFFGGYELSRTFFASGRSKDELGPIPLLLSGGFGGSCLWIAVYPVDCVKSRIQVLSMAGKQTGFMGTFVTVVRTEGVLALYSGLKPTMIRAFLANGALFLAYEYSRKLMMKQIDSY